A genomic region of Cannabis sativa cultivar Pink pepper isolate KNU-18-1 chromosome 1, ASM2916894v1, whole genome shotgun sequence contains the following coding sequences:
- the LOC133037167 gene encoding uncharacterized protein LOC133037167, producing the protein MYMEYAHRAPSVEEFSYFYDIKSVGLHNGFFCFSKWATSEINGVEGMVSNMGDWKSKWFYVFKVPGIRTDFNRRPNRPARPTLNAHKKGVAEILGSLPVQDRDWRLLCTTAKLREHKLIPENASLQREPVYKEPSERQQERIDKRLSKQTPRETSGNSSFRHNVMSSVVIFFFTYLSFMLADMTFTKYAHVPKIKQKGGTPASSPVVAQKRKSDVMTSLAADSSKKLAKTTQDKGKKVVIDSPVRPRDFLAMQEKLLAEIPYEELVSRSTELAAQSVALFMKAVATPSKETAPDETTPAA; encoded by the exons atgtacatggagtacgcccatagagctccgtcagtagaggaatttagttatttttatgacataaagagcgtgggccttcataacggcttcttttgctttagtaaatgggcgacttctgaaatcaacGGGGTTGAGGGGATGGTTTCGAACATGGGTGATTGGAAGTCAAAATGGTTCTACGtttttaaggttcctgggatcagaaccgactttaatcgcagaccca atagaccagctcgaccaacGCTTAACGCTCATAAAAAGGGGGTAGCTGAAATTCTTGGgagtcttccggtacaagatcgcgactggcgattgctgtgtacgactgccaaattgcgagaacacaaactgatccctgagaacgcgagtcttcaacgggagccaGTATATAAAGAACCATCTGAGAGACAGCAGGAGCGGATAGATAAACGGCTTTCCAAGCAAACTCCTCGAGAAACTTCAGGTAACTCGTCCTTTCGCCATAACGTGATGAGTAGCgtcgtgatttttttttttacttatctgTCTTTTATGCTCGCAGACATGACTTTCACGAAGTACGCACATGTCCCGAAGATCAAGCAAAAGGGTGGGACACCGGCTTCTTCACCAGTCGTCGcacagaagaggaagagcgatgtgatgaCTTCGCTCGCTGCAGATTCCTCCAAGAAGTTGGCCAAGACCACTCAGGATAAGGGGAAGAAGGTTGTCATTGATTCTCCGGTTCGCCCTCGCGACTTCCTGGCTATGCAGGAAAAATTACTGGCCGAGATTCCTTATGAGGAACTTGTTTCTCGATCAACTGAACTGGCCGCACAATCTGTGGCTTTGTTTATGAAAGCCGTGGCCACGCCTTCGAAGGAAACTGCTCCTGATGAGACTACTCCCGCtgcttga
- the LOC115706708 gene encoding uncharacterized protein LOC115706708, producing MKFEELLMQRSEDQQHRRLALEEEVKTLQAELEGEETLRNVLHYALNGPLLSNPSFSTYLPPQIQVLLSEIVMVEEEIYLLERKVDEITMQLYQERAQGSGLDLRHQKRVWQQNHLLSEAKIGSVLDDNRSRSHNYEVLRKERVNGDRRASLSSASDTRSSFSNREIAELTRKDSGRRRRRGKVENTSYIMKPNELSEELLKCLISIFVELNQTSVDREGSPIVPKLTLSCMNSKGFIGKTSFNCKPPAFLFNYNSSFSDPYGILPDLDIRDVGPYKNFIQITSSSLDVTRFSECLTGFRKLRVLMHKLCGVDLKFLAYKQKLAFWINVYNACIMHAFLEHGLPTSQEKLLQLMNKATLNVGGIILNALAIEHFILRYPSKSKHKGPAYEKEVLLRNAYGLGYPEPNVTFALCRGTWSSPAVRVYTPDNIVNEMERAKVEYLEASIGITSRKKIIVPKLLEWYMSDFADDMESLLEWIYSQLPRCGSLKRLMMECLNGETKSPINKMVEVQPYESEFRYMLPS from the exons ATGAAATTTGAGGAGCTTCTGATGCAAAGAAGTGAGGATCAGCAGCATAGGAGACTTGCTCTTGAAGAAGAG GTTAAGACATTGCAAGCAGAACTAGAAGGAGAGGAAACACTAAGAAATGTTTTGCATTATGCCCTCAATGGACCTTTGCTTTCAAATCCAAGTTTTTCCACTTATCTACCACCTCAG ATTCAGGTGCTACTTTCCGAGatagtaatggtggaggaagaGATTTATTTGTTGGAGAGAAAAGTTGATGAGATAACTATGCAGCTTTACCAAGAGAGAGCACAAGGCAGTGGATTGGATTTAAGGCATCAAAAGAGAGTGTGGCAACAGAATCATTTGTTGTCCGAAGCCAAAATTGGGTCAGTGCTTGATGACAACCGATCAAGATCACACAACTATGAAGTTTTGAGAAAAGAAAGAGTGAATGGGGATAGAAGAGCATCATTGAGTTCTGCATCAGATACTCGGTCTTCATTTTCCAACA GAGAAATTGCTGAATTAACAAGGAAAGATAGTgggagaaggagaagaaggggGAAAGTAGAGAATACAAGTTACATTATGAAACCAAATGAACTCTCAGAAGAGTTGCTCAAGTGTCTAATAAGCATTTTTGTTGAGTTAAACCAGACATCTGTGGATAGAGAAGGATCACCAATTGTTCCAAAACTAACTCTTTCTTGTATGAACTCGAAAGGGTTCATAGGAAAGACCTCATTCAACTGCAAACCACCTGCATTTCTTTTCAATTACAACTCTTCATTCTCTGACCCTTATGGCATATTGCCAGATTTGGATATAAGAGATGTAGGTCCTTACAAGAACTTTATTCAAATCACGAGCTCATCTTTAGATGTCACACGCTTTTCGGAATGTTTGACTGGATTTAGAAAACTGAG GGTTTTGATGCATAAACTGTGTGGTGTAGACTTGAAATTCTTGGCCTACAAACAGAAGCTAGCGTTTTGGATCAATGTTTATAATGCCTGCATAATGCAT GCATTTTTAGAACATGGGCTGCCTACCTCACAAGAAAAGCTTCTGCAACTAATGAATAAG GCTACACTAAATGTAGGTGGTATAATATTAAATGCTTTAGCCATTGAGCATTTTATTCTCCGGTATCCATCCAAATCAAAACAT AAGGGCCCTGCTTATGAAAAGGAAGTGTTGTTGCGAAATGCCTATGGTTTGGGGTACCCTGAGCCTAATGTGACCTTTGCTCTATGCCGAGGCACTTGGTCCTCACCAGCTGTAAGAGTTTATACACCAGATAACATAGTGAACGAAATGGAGAGAGCAAAAGTGGAGTATTTGGAAGCTTCAATAGGAATTACAAGCAGGAAAAAGATTATTGTGCCAAAGCTTCTTGAATGGTACATGTCTGATTTTGCAGATGATATGGAGTCGTTATTGGAATGGATTTATAGTCAATTGCCACGTTGTGGGTCGTTGAAAAGATTGATGATGGAATGTCTGAATGGAGAAACAAAGTCTCCCATTAACAAGATGGTTGAAGTTCAACCTTATGAGTCTGAGTTTCGTTATATGTTACCATCTTAA